A single window of Syntrophotalea acetylenica DNA harbors:
- a CDS encoding chemotaxis protein CheX, producing the protein MDLGKCISDATQEIFQSMLMCEAHPSAPLATRSNKFTDSVSGLVGLAGNYRGMLAIHVPNDVAMAITSKFLFMDVEEINDDVKDAIGELANMLAGSVKSMLTETGTGLKLAIPSAISGAEYEVECLSDGDGVIVPFCIEEGAFLVECYLQNS; encoded by the coding sequence GTGGATTTAGGTAAATGTATTTCGGATGCAACGCAGGAAATTTTTCAATCCATGCTGATGTGCGAGGCACATCCGTCCGCGCCTCTGGCGACGCGCTCCAACAAATTTACCGATTCGGTTTCCGGCCTGGTCGGACTGGCTGGCAACTATCGCGGCATGCTGGCTATCCATGTGCCCAATGACGTTGCCATGGCCATCACCAGCAAGTTTCTGTTCATGGATGTCGAGGAGATCAACGACGACGTCAAGGATGCCATCGGTGAACTCGCCAATATGCTCGCCGGCAGCGTCAAATCCATGCTCACCGAGACCGGCACCGGCCTCAAACTGGCCATTCCCTCGGCGATCTCCGGAGCCGAGTACGAGGTGGAGTGCCTTTCGGATGGCGATGGCGTGATTGTGCCTTTTTGCATCGAGGAAGGCGCGTTTCTGGTTGAATGCTATCTGCAGAACAGTTGA
- the typA gene encoding translational GTPase TypA: MLQNIRNIAIIAHVDHGKTTLVDAMLRQSGVFRDNQVVAERVMDNNDLEKERGITILSKNLSIHHNGLKINVVDTPGHADFGGEVERVLKMVDCVLLLVDAFDGPMPQTRFVLKKSLDLGLKPIVVINKIDRPGCRPAQVVDMVFDLFCELNACEEQLDFPIIYTNAKAGIAKRDLDQESDNLEPLFDLIREKVSPPAGNPDAPFQMLVTSIGYNDYLGRIATGKIANGKVRTGQTIALIKRDGSVGKGRISKLIGYQGVTQIELEQAPAGDIVSIAGFEEVGIGETFADESCPQALPSIAIDEPTLSMNFSINTSPFAGREGKFVTSRNLRDRLMRELRTNVSLRVEETDNTDTFRVSGRGELHLSILIENMRREGFELSVSKPEVIFRDIDGQRCEPMEHLIIDVPEEHQGTVIEKLGKRKAEMISMHPMDGINRLEFSIPARGLIGFRTEFLTDTRGTGVMNHTFNEYAPYKGPIPGRSNGVLVAMEDGETAGYALFTLQDRGTLFVDPGVRVYEGMIIGENAKQSDMVVNPCKGKKLTNVRASGSDDAIRLTPPRLLSLEQALEYINDDELVEVTPTSIRLRKKLLDANARKKFDKNK, translated from the coding sequence ATGCTGCAAAACATTCGTAACATCGCCATTATCGCCCACGTCGACCACGGCAAGACAACTCTGGTGGACGCCATGCTGAGACAATCCGGCGTCTTCCGAGACAACCAGGTGGTTGCCGAACGGGTCATGGACAATAACGACCTGGAAAAAGAGCGGGGCATCACCATCCTTTCAAAAAACCTTTCCATCCATCACAACGGCCTCAAGATCAATGTCGTCGACACTCCCGGCCATGCCGATTTCGGCGGAGAGGTGGAGCGGGTACTGAAGATGGTCGATTGCGTGCTGCTGCTGGTGGACGCTTTCGACGGCCCCATGCCCCAGACCCGCTTCGTGCTGAAAAAATCCCTCGATCTGGGACTGAAGCCGATCGTCGTCATCAACAAGATCGACCGCCCCGGTTGCCGGCCGGCCCAGGTGGTGGACATGGTTTTCGATCTGTTCTGCGAACTCAACGCCTGCGAGGAACAGCTCGATTTCCCCATCATCTACACCAACGCCAAGGCCGGCATCGCCAAGCGCGACCTTGACCAGGAATCGGACAACCTCGAACCGCTGTTCGACCTGATCCGCGAGAAAGTCAGCCCCCCCGCCGGGAACCCGGATGCCCCCTTCCAGATGCTGGTTACAAGCATCGGCTACAACGACTACCTGGGTCGCATCGCCACCGGCAAGATTGCCAACGGCAAGGTTCGCACCGGCCAGACCATCGCCCTGATCAAGCGGGACGGCAGTGTCGGAAAGGGGCGCATCAGCAAATTGATCGGCTACCAGGGGGTTACCCAGATCGAACTGGAACAGGCCCCGGCCGGCGACATTGTCAGCATCGCCGGATTCGAAGAGGTCGGCATCGGGGAAACCTTCGCCGATGAAAGCTGCCCCCAGGCGCTGCCTTCCATCGCCATCGACGAGCCGACCCTGTCCATGAACTTTTCCATCAACACCTCGCCCTTCGCCGGCCGGGAAGGAAAATTCGTCACCTCGCGCAATCTGCGCGACCGCCTGATGCGCGAGTTACGCACCAACGTCTCCCTGCGCGTCGAAGAAACGGACAACACCGATACCTTTCGGGTTTCGGGGCGCGGCGAACTGCATCTTTCCATCCTCATCGAAAACATGCGCCGGGAAGGGTTCGAGCTCTCCGTCTCCAAACCGGAAGTCATTTTCAGGGATATCGACGGTCAGCGCTGCGAGCCCATGGAACATCTGATCATCGATGTTCCCGAGGAGCATCAGGGCACGGTCATTGAAAAACTCGGCAAACGCAAGGCGGAAATGATCTCCATGCACCCCATGGATGGCATCAACCGGCTGGAGTTCAGCATACCGGCCCGCGGCCTGATTGGTTTCCGTACCGAGTTTCTGACCGACACCCGCGGCACCGGCGTCATGAACCACACCTTCAATGAGTACGCACCCTACAAAGGCCCCATTCCCGGCCGCAGCAACGGCGTGCTGGTAGCTATGGAAGATGGCGAAACGGCGGGCTACGCCCTCTTCACCCTGCAGGATCGCGGCACCCTGTTCGTCGACCCCGGCGTCAGGGTCTACGAAGGCATGATCATCGGTGAAAACGCCAAGCAGAGCGACATGGTGGTCAATCCGTGCAAAGGCAAAAAGCTTACCAACGTCCGGGCATCGGGCAGCGATGATGCCATTCGCCTGACGCCGCCGCGGTTGCTGAGCCTGGAGCAGGCTCTCGAATACATCAACGACGACGAACTGGTCGAAGTCACCCCGACCTCCATTCGGCTGCGCAAGAAACTGCTCGACGCCAATGCCCGCAAAAAGTTCGATAAAAACAAATAG
- a CDS encoding sigma-54-dependent transcriptional regulator has product MFYSLRSVLLVHNNAKERNDLAVAIRRTVDCAVLEANSPEEALALMQEDEISVILTDLFAPTNQGLDLLKQASQLNTQVVTIVGTPVDQRNMGLEALKLGAFFCLNTPYNHEETIIATSRALQHHDLLTKGEVRGRKFRKSDGFHGIIGQSPKMRQLFNCIEKLAVEGDSSVLVLGESGTGKELVARAIHAHGPRSRKNFVPVNCAAIPEDLLESELFGYVKGAFTGANQAKMGRLQYADGGTLFLDEIGDMKASLQAKLLRVLQEKEFEPVGGVKPVSIDVRVVAATHRDLEKSVAEGRFREDLYYRLNVIPLPIPPLRKRKDDIPLLIDRFVAIYNRKKKNPFKGFEEDAMQALKLYPWPGNVRELENLVQRMSIFFAGQTVNREDLPEKYQCLDEAAPAQQTSQGPENTISLEEGGVDFNLLVSRFENQLILQALNITGGNKREAAKLLNLKRTTLIEKLKRKNIQTGEG; this is encoded by the coding sequence ATGTTCTATTCATTGCGCAGCGTCCTCCTTGTCCACAACAATGCCAAAGAGAGAAACGATTTGGCCGTCGCCATCCGGCGCACCGTCGACTGCGCCGTCCTCGAGGCGAATTCCCCCGAAGAAGCCCTGGCATTGATGCAGGAAGACGAAATATCCGTCATCCTCACGGATCTTTTCGCGCCCACCAACCAGGGGCTGGACCTTCTGAAGCAGGCTTCGCAACTCAACACCCAGGTCGTGACCATTGTCGGCACCCCGGTCGACCAGCGCAACATGGGGCTGGAGGCGTTGAAGCTCGGCGCCTTTTTCTGCCTCAACACCCCCTACAACCACGAGGAAACCATCATTGCCACTTCCCGCGCCCTGCAGCATCACGATTTGCTCACCAAAGGCGAAGTGCGCGGTCGCAAATTCCGCAAATCCGACGGTTTTCACGGGATTATCGGCCAGTCCCCGAAAATGCGGCAGCTTTTCAATTGTATTGAAAAGCTGGCTGTGGAGGGGGATTCTTCGGTGCTGGTACTCGGGGAGAGCGGCACCGGCAAGGAACTGGTGGCCCGCGCCATCCATGCCCATGGGCCCCGCAGTCGCAAGAATTTCGTACCGGTGAACTGCGCCGCCATTCCCGAGGACCTTCTGGAAAGCGAATTGTTCGGCTACGTCAAGGGGGCTTTCACCGGCGCCAATCAGGCCAAGATGGGACGTCTGCAATACGCCGATGGCGGGACCCTGTTTCTGGATGAAATCGGCGACATGAAGGCCAGCCTGCAGGCCAAGCTGCTGCGGGTCTTGCAGGAAAAGGAGTTCGAACCCGTCGGCGGCGTCAAGCCGGTTTCCATCGACGTGCGGGTGGTGGCCGCGACGCACCGCGACCTCGAAAAATCCGTTGCCGAAGGACGTTTCCGCGAGGATTTGTATTACCGGCTCAATGTCATTCCTCTGCCGATTCCGCCCTTGCGCAAACGAAAGGACGACATCCCGCTGCTCATCGACCGGTTTGTCGCCATCTACAATCGCAAGAAAAAAAACCCCTTCAAGGGGTTTGAGGAAGACGCCATGCAGGCGCTGAAACTATACCCGTGGCCAGGCAACGTACGCGAACTGGAAAACCTGGTACAGCGCATGTCCATCTTTTTTGCCGGGCAGACCGTCAACCGCGAGGATCTTCCGGAGAAGTACCAATGCCTCGACGAAGCGGCTCCCGCGCAGCAAACCTCGCAAGGGCCTGAAAACACCATCAGTCTGGAAGAAGGCGGCGTTGACTTCAATCTGCTGGTCAGCCGTTTCGAGAATCAGCTGATTCTGCAGGCGCTCAATATCACCGGCGGCAACAAGCGCGAAGCCGCGAAACTGCTCAACCTCAAGCGCACCACCCTGATCGAAAAACTGAAACGCAAAAACATCCAGACCGGCGAGGGCTGA
- the miaB gene encoding tRNA (N6-isopentenyl adenosine(37)-C2)-methylthiotransferase MiaB, protein MSRMKTFYLETFGCQMNVVDSEQIVGIARQLDYVLVDSPDRADLIVLNTCTIRARAERKVYGHLGRFKPLKQQRPSLIVAVCGCVAQQEGRRMLEKTPHLDIVCGTHNLHLFADMLRRVQTRRERCAEVSFLDAGQRRRLFPERLPSDEVTRFVTVIQGCDNFCTYCIVPHVRGREVSRPSAEVLEEVRALMRQGVREITLVGQNVNSYGCKEGDEISFAALLRQINAVEGLERIRFMTSHPKDLSDELVACFGELEKLCKHIHLPVQAGANSVLRAMRRGYSREQYLDRIARLRQVCPEIRVTSDVIVGFPGETGADFEQTMDLLRQVRYAEIYTFLYSARPGTAAAELPDDTPATLKQERFDRMLALQEEITGNYHESDVGRVLPVLVEGSSRQGSGQLFGRTTWNRIVNFDGDAALIGHVVPVRLVRAFRNSHLGELA, encoded by the coding sequence ATTTCACGTATGAAAACATTCTACCTGGAGACCTTCGGGTGCCAGATGAACGTGGTCGACTCCGAGCAGATCGTTGGCATTGCGCGGCAGCTCGACTATGTTCTGGTCGACAGCCCGGACCGGGCAGATCTCATTGTTCTCAACACCTGTACCATTCGCGCCCGCGCGGAGCGCAAGGTTTACGGACACCTCGGCCGCTTCAAACCTCTCAAGCAGCAGCGCCCTTCGCTAATCGTGGCCGTGTGCGGTTGTGTCGCTCAGCAGGAAGGCCGGCGCATGCTGGAAAAGACACCGCATCTCGACATCGTCTGCGGCACCCACAACCTGCACCTGTTTGCCGATATGTTGCGCCGGGTGCAGACGCGGCGTGAACGCTGCGCCGAGGTATCTTTTCTGGATGCCGGACAGCGGCGCCGGCTGTTTCCCGAGCGTTTGCCGAGTGACGAGGTTACGCGGTTCGTTACCGTGATCCAGGGCTGTGATAATTTCTGCACCTATTGTATCGTGCCGCACGTGCGCGGGCGGGAAGTGAGTCGACCCAGCGCCGAAGTGCTTGAAGAAGTGCGTGCCCTGATGCGCCAGGGGGTGCGGGAAATCACCCTTGTCGGGCAGAACGTCAATTCCTACGGGTGCAAGGAGGGAGATGAAATCAGCTTTGCCGCGCTGTTGAGACAGATCAATGCGGTAGAGGGGCTGGAGCGGATTCGCTTCATGACGTCTCATCCCAAGGACCTGTCGGATGAACTGGTCGCCTGTTTCGGTGAGCTGGAAAAGCTGTGCAAGCACATTCACCTGCCGGTGCAGGCCGGCGCCAATTCCGTGTTGCGGGCCATGCGGCGCGGTTACAGTCGCGAACAGTATCTCGACCGCATCGCGCGCCTGCGGCAGGTGTGTCCCGAGATTCGCGTGACCTCCGACGTGATCGTAGGTTTTCCCGGCGAAACCGGGGCCGATTTTGAACAAACCATGGATCTGCTGCGTCAGGTGCGATATGCCGAGATCTACACGTTCCTTTATTCCGCCCGGCCTGGAACCGCGGCGGCCGAGTTGCCGGACGACACCCCCGCAACCCTCAAACAGGAGCGTTTTGACCGCATGCTGGCGTTGCAGGAAGAGATTACCGGAAACTATCATGAATCGGATGTCGGCAGGGTGCTGCCGGTACTGGTTGAAGGCAGCAGCCGGCAGGGCAGCGGTCAGTTGTTCGGGCGCACCACCTGGAATCGCATCGTCAATTTCGATGGTGACGCGGCTTTGATCGGTCACGTTGTTCCGGTGCGCCTGGTCCGCGCTTTTCGCAATTCCCATTTGGGCGAACTGGCCTGA
- the amrA gene encoding AmmeMemoRadiSam system protein A, translating to MHQALSTQHQSILLAIARQSIACCVRTGQLCVEPREEKALNARLGCFVSIKKDGRLRGCIGNFQSQWPLYREVAEMACAAATKDPRFYPMEETDLDKFHVEISVLSPLQKIDDIQAIQVGTHGLYIEKGFHRGVLLPQVAVEYGWDRDTFLQQTCTKAGLPANAWDSENADIYIFSAQVFGDQP from the coding sequence ATGCATCAGGCACTGTCGACCCAACATCAGTCCATTCTGCTGGCCATTGCCAGACAATCCATCGCGTGCTGCGTCCGCACCGGCCAGCTCTGCGTCGAACCGAGAGAGGAAAAAGCCCTCAATGCACGGCTCGGCTGTTTCGTATCCATCAAAAAGGATGGACGCCTGCGCGGCTGCATCGGCAATTTCCAGTCTCAATGGCCCCTCTACCGCGAAGTTGCGGAAATGGCCTGCGCCGCCGCCACCAAGGATCCGCGCTTCTATCCCATGGAAGAAACCGATCTTGACAAGTTCCACGTGGAGATCTCGGTGCTTTCACCTTTGCAGAAAATCGACGACATACAGGCCATTCAGGTTGGAACCCATGGCCTGTATATAGAAAAAGGCTTTCACCGGGGGGTGCTGCTGCCCCAGGTTGCCGTTGAATACGGCTGGGATCGGGACACCTTCCTGCAGCAGACCTGCACCAAAGCGGGGCTGCCGGCCAATGCCTGGGATTCCGAAAATGCGGATATTTACATCTTTTCGGCCCAGGTTTTTGGCGACCAACCATAG
- a CDS encoding response regulator — protein sequence MGKKVLIVDDSNTMRKIVARSLRQAGFEFEKLLEAADGQAALEILAGETVDIVLSDINMPVMDGIEFLRQKNADAQIKAIPVVMITTEAGTDVLNEALSLGAVGTIKKPFTPEQVQEVLGNFL from the coding sequence ATGGGAAAAAAGGTTCTGATTGTTGATGACTCCAACACCATGCGGAAAATTGTCGCACGCTCCTTGCGCCAGGCCGGCTTCGAGTTTGAAAAATTGCTGGAAGCCGCTGACGGGCAGGCTGCCCTGGAAATTTTGGCGGGAGAAACCGTCGATATTGTGCTGAGCGACATCAACATGCCGGTTATGGATGGCATCGAATTCTTGCGCCAGAAAAACGCGGATGCCCAGATCAAGGCCATCCCCGTCGTGATGATAACTACCGAGGCGGGTACCGACGTGCTTAACGAAGCCTTGTCCCTCGGCGCCGTGGGCACGATCAAAAAGCCCTTCACACCGGAGCAGGTCCAAGAGGTGTTGGGCAATTTCCTGTGA
- a CDS encoding M48 family metalloprotease, with the protein MRITSVRLVSVAALAWLCTAGCAVNPVTGRQELALFSVSPSQEIQLGKEAFPKAVQQMGGEYADKQLAGYVNSVGLRVARVSERPEMPYEFCVLNDSTPNAFALPGGYIAITRGLLASLENEAQLAAVLGHEVGHVTARDSVQGMQRGTLLNVGLAVLSAATGSSAYGTAATQAGQLAAGLLDNRFSRDQERQADRLGVDYMVRAGYNPRGSIQLQEFFYRTVEGGAEPMWLTGLFRTHPFSKERMQDLQAYVAHRYPAQTADSRFVLNAQPFQRAIAGLKTTAKGYELYDKAREQEAQGDVSGAIATYLQAAAAAPDQSLILTGLGLAYLRAQDVRAARPHFARAVQLDDNYYLSRLGLGMVHLELNEIPAAVGHLQKSMDLLPTDRGGYLLATGYEKQGRTAQALELYEQIAKAYPQSSVGQAAARKVTEMRGK; encoded by the coding sequence ATGCGTATCACATCTGTTCGGTTGGTGTCTGTTGCGGCATTGGCATGGCTGTGTACGGCGGGCTGTGCCGTCAATCCGGTTACGGGCCGGCAGGAGCTGGCGCTATTTTCCGTGTCGCCCTCCCAGGAAATTCAGCTGGGCAAGGAGGCTTTTCCGAAAGCCGTGCAGCAGATGGGCGGCGAGTATGCCGATAAGCAGCTTGCCGGTTATGTCAACAGCGTCGGTTTGCGTGTGGCCAGGGTCTCCGAAAGGCCGGAGATGCCTTACGAGTTCTGCGTGCTTAACGATTCCACCCCCAATGCCTTCGCCCTGCCGGGTGGCTATATCGCCATTACCCGGGGGTTGCTGGCCAGTCTCGAAAATGAAGCCCAGCTGGCAGCCGTTCTCGGTCATGAGGTGGGGCACGTCACCGCTCGCGATTCGGTGCAGGGCATGCAGCGCGGTACCCTGCTGAACGTCGGACTGGCGGTGCTCTCGGCGGCGACCGGTTCCAGCGCCTATGGCACCGCCGCCACCCAGGCAGGGCAGCTCGCCGCCGGCTTGCTGGACAACCGGTTCAGCCGGGACCAGGAACGCCAGGCCGACCGCCTGGGGGTCGATTACATGGTGCGCGCCGGTTACAACCCCCGCGGCAGCATCCAGCTGCAGGAATTTTTTTACCGCACCGTGGAGGGCGGGGCCGAGCCGATGTGGCTGACGGGACTGTTCCGTACCCATCCTTTCTCCAAGGAACGCATGCAGGATCTGCAAGCCTATGTTGCCCATCGCTACCCGGCCCAGACGGCTGATTCCCGTTTTGTGCTTAACGCGCAGCCTTTTCAGCGTGCCATTGCCGGCTTGAAGACAACCGCGAAGGGGTACGAGCTGTATGACAAGGCCCGCGAGCAGGAAGCGCAGGGGGACGTGTCCGGTGCCATCGCGACATATCTGCAGGCTGCCGCCGCGGCCCCGGATCAGTCCCTGATTCTGACCGGGCTGGGCCTGGCCTATCTGCGTGCCCAAGATGTCCGCGCCGCCCGTCCGCACTTTGCCAGAGCGGTGCAACTGGATGACAATTATTATCTGTCGCGTCTGGGGCTGGGCATGGTTCATCTGGAACTGAACGAGATTCCCGCGGCGGTCGGCCATCTGCAGAAGAGCATGGATCTTCTGCCGACCGATCGCGGCGGTTACCTGCTGGCCACCGGTTACGAAAAACAGGGTCGTACCGCGCAGGCGCTGGAACTGTACGAGCAAATCGCAAAGGCTTATCCGCAAAGCAGCGTGGGACAGGCCGCCGCCAGAAAGGTGACTGAAATGCGGGGCAAATGA